The following are encoded together in the Salmonella enterica subsp. enterica serovar Choleraesuis genome:
- the rnhB gene encoding ribonuclease HII — translation MIEFIYPHTHLVAGVDEVGRGPLVGAVVTAAVILDPAKPIVGLADSKALSEKRRLALYDEILEKALAWSLGRAEPEEIDTLNILHATMLAMQRAVAGLHIAPEYVLIDGNRCPALPMPSMAVVKGDSRVAEISAASIVAKVTRDREMAELDLAFPQYGFAKHKGYPTALHLEKLSEHGATIHHRRSFGPVKRILDLAD, via the coding sequence GTGATTGAATTTATCTATCCGCATACTCATCTGGTTGCTGGTGTGGATGAAGTAGGGCGCGGGCCTCTGGTCGGTGCCGTAGTGACTGCTGCGGTTATCCTCGATCCGGCGAAGCCTATCGTCGGGCTGGCGGATTCCAAGGCGCTGTCCGAAAAGCGCCGCCTGGCGCTCTATGATGAAATCCTCGAAAAAGCGCTGGCCTGGAGCCTCGGGCGGGCAGAGCCGGAAGAAATTGATACGCTGAACATATTGCATGCAACAATGCTGGCTATGCAGCGAGCCGTTGCCGGACTGCATATCGCCCCAGAATATGTTCTGATTGACGGCAATCGCTGCCCGGCATTACCTATGCCCTCTATGGCGGTGGTTAAAGGCGATAGCCGGGTTGCGGAAATCAGCGCCGCTTCTATCGTCGCTAAAGTTACCCGGGACCGGGAAATGGCAGAACTTGATCTTGCCTTTCCGCAGTATGGGTTTGCGAAACATAAAGGCTACCCTACCGCATTGCACCTGGAGAAGCTCTCCGAACATGGGGCAACTATTCACCACCGGCGCAGTTTTGGCCCGGTAAAGCGCATTCTTGACCTGGCTGATTAG
- the lpxB gene encoding lipid-A-disaccharide synthase, whose translation MKAGRPLTIALVAGETSGDILGAGLIKALKAQVPDARFVGVAGPLMQAEGCEAWYEMEELAVMGIVEVLGRLRRLLKIRSDLTRRFTDLQPDVFVGIDAPDFNITLEGNLKQAGIKTIHYVSPSVWAWRQKRVFKIGKATNLVLAFLPFEKAFYDRFNVPCRFIGHTMADAMPLDPDKMGARDTLGIAHDARCLALLPGSRGAEVEMLSADFLKTALLLRERWPDLEIVVPLVNARRREQFETIKASVAPDLNIHMLDGKAREAMIASDAALLASGTAALECMLAKCPMVVGYRMKPFTFWLAKRLVKTEYVSLPNLLAGRELVKELLQEECQPENLAAALAPLLEGGQFSHKMHDTFRQLHQQIRCNADEQAAEAVLELAK comes from the coding sequence ATGAAAGCAGGCAGACCGCTTACAATTGCCCTGGTCGCCGGAGAAACCTCCGGCGATATTTTAGGTGCAGGCCTGATTAAAGCGCTTAAGGCTCAAGTACCGGATGCCCGTTTTGTTGGCGTCGCCGGTCCGCTCATGCAGGCAGAGGGCTGTGAAGCTTGGTATGAGATGGAAGAGCTGGCTGTGATGGGCATTGTCGAAGTGCTTGGCCGCCTGCGACGGCTACTGAAAATCCGCTCGGATCTGACCCGGCGCTTTACCGATCTACAGCCGGATGTTTTTGTTGGTATTGATGCTCCAGATTTCAATATCACCCTCGAGGGAAACCTCAAGCAGGCTGGAATCAAAACCATTCATTACGTCAGCCCATCCGTTTGGGCGTGGCGTCAAAAGCGTGTTTTCAAAATAGGCAAAGCGACCAACCTGGTGCTGGCTTTCCTGCCTTTTGAAAAAGCGTTTTACGACAGATTCAATGTTCCGTGTCGCTTTATTGGCCATACTATGGCCGATGCGATGCCGCTTGATCCCGATAAAATGGGAGCCCGCGATACGCTGGGAATTGCCCATGATGCCCGCTGCCTGGCGCTACTTCCTGGCAGTCGTGGCGCAGAAGTAGAGATGCTAAGCGCAGATTTTCTGAAGACGGCACTGCTGCTGCGTGAGCGTTGGCCGGATTTGGAAATCGTAGTGCCGCTGGTCAATGCCCGTCGGCGTGAGCAATTCGAGACCATTAAAGCCAGCGTTGCACCGGATTTGAATATTCATATGCTTGATGGGAAAGCGCGTGAGGCGATGATCGCCAGTGATGCCGCTCTGCTGGCATCAGGTACGGCTGCGCTGGAGTGCATGTTGGCTAAATGTCCGATGGTCGTTGGCTATCGAATGAAGCCGTTCACATTCTGGCTGGCGAAAAGGCTGGTGAAGACAGAGTATGTCTCCCTGCCAAATTTGCTGGCCGGTCGCGAACTGGTCAAAGAGCTATTGCAGGAAGAGTGTCAGCCAGAAAATCTGGCAGCCGCCCTTGCTCCGCTGCTTGAAGGCGGCCAGTTTAGCCACAAAATGCACGACACTTTCCGTCAGCTGCATCAGCAAATTCGCTGTAATGCTGATGAACAGGCGGCTGAGGCCGTGCTGGAGTTAGCAAAGTGA
- the lpxA gene encoding acyl-[acyl-carrier-protein]--UDP-N-acetylglucosamine O-acyltransferase: MIEKSAFIHPTAIVEEGAIIGANAHIGPFCIVGSDVEIGEGTVLKSHVVVNGLTKIGRDNQIFQFASIGEVNQDLKYAGEPTRVEIGDRNRIRESVTIHRGTVQGGGLTKVGSDNLLMINTHVAHDCTLGNRCVLANNATLAGHVTVDDFAIIGGMTAVHQFCTIGAHVMVGGCSGVAQDVPPFVIAQGNHATPFGVNFEGLKRRGFSKEALQAIRHAYKLLYRSGKTLEEVRPEIAAIAQEHPEVQPFSDFFDRSQRGLIR; the protein is encoded by the coding sequence ATGATTGAGAAGTCTGCCTTTATACACCCTACAGCCATAGTAGAAGAAGGCGCCATTATCGGCGCCAATGCTCACATTGGCCCATTCTGTATCGTTGGTTCCGATGTTGAGATTGGAGAAGGCACCGTCCTTAAATCTCACGTCGTCGTCAACGGCCTGACTAAAATTGGCCGGGACAATCAGATCTTCCAATTCGCCTCTATTGGTGAAGTAAACCAGGATCTGAAATACGCCGGGGAACCTACCCGCGTTGAGATTGGTGATCGTAACCGAATTCGCGAAAGCGTCACCATCCACCGCGGAACCGTACAGGGTGGTGGGTTGACGAAGGTAGGCAGCGACAACCTGTTGATGATCAACACTCACGTTGCGCATGACTGCACCCTCGGCAATCGCTGCGTTCTCGCTAATAACGCGACGCTGGCAGGCCACGTTACCGTGGATGATTTTGCCATCATCGGCGGTATGACTGCGGTACACCAGTTCTGTACCATCGGTGCACACGTTATGGTGGGCGGTTGTTCAGGTGTTGCTCAGGATGTTCCGCCATTCGTAATCGCTCAGGGTAACCATGCGACTCCGTTTGGCGTGAATTTTGAAGGCCTGAAACGCCGTGGCTTCAGCAAAGAAGCTCTGCAGGCTATTCGCCATGCTTATAAGCTGCTGTACCGTAGCGGTAAGACTCTGGAAGAAGTGCGCCCAGAGATCGCTGCGATTGCACAAGAACATCCTGAAGTTCAGCCATTTAGCGACTTCTTCGACCGTTCTCAGCGCGGCCTGATTCGTTAA
- the fabZ gene encoding 3-hydroxyacyl-[acyl-carrier-protein] dehydratase FabZ, whose product MTTDTHTLHIEEILELLPHRFPFLLVDRVLDFEEGRFLRAVKNVSVNEPFFQGHFPGKPIFPGVLILEAMAQATGILAFKSVGKLEPGELYYFAGIDEARFKRPVVPGDQMIMEVTFEKTRRGLTRFKGVATVDGKIVCEATMMCARNKEA is encoded by the coding sequence TTGACTACTGACACTCATACTCTGCACATTGAAGAAATTTTGGAACTTCTTCCGCATCGTTTCCCGTTTCTGCTGGTCGATCGTGTGCTGGATTTCGAAGAAGGCCGCTTTCTGCGTGCAGTTAAAAATGTCTCGGTAAATGAGCCGTTTTTCCAGGGCCACTTCCCTGGTAAACCGATTTTCCCGGGCGTATTAATTCTGGAAGCAATGGCGCAAGCCACGGGTATTCTGGCATTTAAGAGCGTGGGTAAATTGGAACCAGGCGAACTGTATTACTTCGCAGGTATCGACGAAGCGCGCTTTAAACGTCCGGTTGTGCCTGGCGATCAAATGATCATGGAAGTCACTTTCGAAAAAACCCGTCGTGGCCTGACTCGCTTTAAAGGTGTCGCTACTGTAGATGGTAAAATTGTTTGTGAAGCAACCATGATGTGTGCCCGTAATAAAGAGGCCTGA
- the lpxD gene encoding UDP-3-O-(3-hydroxymyristoyl)glucosamine N-acyltransferase, with the protein MPSILLADLARELDAELHGDGNIAITGVASMSSAEVGQITFIVNPRYREHLAACNASAVVMTAEDLPWAKGPALVVKNPYLTYARMAQVLDTTPQPAQSIAPSAVIDPSVSLGNNVAIGANAVIESGVTLGDNVRIGAGCFIGKNTRIGAGTRLWANVSVYHEVIIGSDCLVQSGTVIGGDGFGYANDRGTWVKIPQLGRVIIGNNVEIGACTTIDRGALDDTQIGNGVIIDNQCQIAHNVVIGDNTAVAGGVIMAGSLKIGRYCMIGGASVINGHMEICDKVTVTGMGMVMRPITEPGVYSSGIPLQANKVWRKTAALVMNIDEMNKRLKAIERKIG; encoded by the coding sequence ATGCCTTCCATTTTACTGGCCGATCTGGCGCGGGAACTGGATGCAGAACTGCATGGTGATGGCAATATTGCCATCACCGGCGTGGCATCAATGAGTTCAGCCGAAGTTGGGCAAATTACCTTTATCGTAAACCCTCGTTATCGCGAGCATCTTGCTGCATGCAACGCTTCAGCGGTGGTGATGACGGCAGAAGATCTGCCATGGGCAAAAGGCCCTGCTCTGGTCGTGAAGAACCCGTATCTGACCTATGCGCGTATGGCGCAGGTTTTGGATACCACTCCACAGCCAGCGCAATCTATTGCACCCAGCGCAGTTATCGATCCAAGCGTGAGCCTGGGTAATAACGTGGCCATTGGCGCAAATGCGGTTATCGAATCTGGCGTTACGCTAGGTGATAATGTCCGAATCGGCGCGGGCTGCTTTATCGGCAAAAATACCCGTATCGGTGCCGGTACTCGTCTGTGGGCCAATGTCTCCGTTTATCATGAAGTTATTATCGGCAGCGACTGCCTGGTTCAATCTGGTACCGTTATTGGCGGCGATGGCTTTGGCTACGCCAACGATCGCGGTACCTGGGTTAAGATTCCGCAGTTAGGCCGGGTTATTATCGGCAATAACGTCGAGATCGGTGCCTGCACAACTATCGATCGCGGCGCGCTGGATGATACACAAATTGGCAATGGGGTTATCATCGATAACCAGTGCCAGATTGCACATAATGTCGTGATTGGCGACAATACGGCGGTTGCTGGCGGCGTCATCATGGCAGGCAGTCTGAAAATTGGCCGTTACTGCATGATTGGCGGAGCCAGTGTTATCAACGGCCATATGGAAATCTGCGACAAGGTCACCGTGACCGGTATGGGGATGGTGATGCGTCCAATTACCGAGCCGGGGGTTTACTCGTCGGGTATTCCGCTGCAAGCAAATAAAGTCTGGCGTAAAACCGCTGCTCTGGTGATGAACATCGATGAGATGAACAAACGCCTTAAAGCTATCGAACGAAAAATCGGTTAA